One Electrophorus electricus isolate fEleEle1 chromosome 13, fEleEle1.pri, whole genome shotgun sequence DNA segment encodes these proteins:
- the edrf1 gene encoding erythroid differentiation-related factor 1 isoform X5 yields MSSPEHEQDPSAFTDPSQDEVDCESSLEDKQGEVACLTNNEVKSRAVVKYSAAPPPATYALLQEKTDLKLPPANWLRQSAQLGSAGTTVLGSSSKSKPFSSFGMAYDFIDSIGNDVDVVSDSENIKKLLKIPYSKSHVSMAVHRVGRTLLLDELDVQELFMRSSQTGDWTWLKEFYQRLVDQKWQRKKKSKEHWYEKAILSKFLYYSINGDGAAEPVPSGTHGCPGAEGHCGAAHCAPSWPATYSSSSSDSNQPTVPKEERVGTTYALGHVTSVPKEQNLPTLFNERENSQGLKNDFVRNILWTFEDIHMLVGSNMPIFGGGRYPAVSLRLRDNNKPINVLTGIDYWLDNLMCNVPELVMCFHVNGIVQKYEMIKTEDIPDLENSTFSTRVVKDIAQNILSFLKSSCTKEGHTYWLFKASGSDIVKLYDLTTLCEEAPEEKCQNPFTLPVAVLLYKVASNMMLKKTQNRKHYGTIRTLLLNCVKLLKEEKHPQIIASAHYMLSELFQLDDSSEDEEEGNSESLRSGVSEDSYSEEEEDEEEEEDCSYSAAAELPQECQAVAVIKSVEELSVPEKYKSTHKIRPNCSFPVPQDKEEKCRLVLIYVLKGLKAVDSSIKKESDLPAADPSTPIPLKYEASGSSAVEKEIALLLDRAAPRGEGLQAPTRSGMMPGSWQHQLKLQLFLKASKAYYVLAEAASNLQKYGRGLRYIKLALQCHDAYCAISSGLHPHVLLFHSQCLSLCGDVQLMLAQNASNRAAYLEEYSYQTRDDQELLHSLHRESSCQAFNMATDLATDPEYQLFVSSKCYEAAHDLLTSEPLRDLGVEKLAQVLKRLGNIRNEMGVFYMNQAAALQTEKDGVRKAVCVTEQELWKKSFSCFEKGMQNFEAISDSVNKALLLCNIGRLMRICAQAHCAMATGENRGEFSPEEALYYNKAVDYYQKAMQCLGSRECHAAVWDSVNWELSTTYFTLATLLQDYAPLSRKAQEQIEREVTEAMVKSLRYCDLQTESARQPLYQYRAATIHHRLASMYHSCYRNQVGDESVRKQHRSLAELHYSKAVRLFVSLSDAPCELLRTLLERVAFAEFTMTGQSSSAVKLKTLTGALDIMGETHHAFMLIHKDLQEQQKRELFGRLSSLFLHVKPNAEQKAVAPEGQVRPDGSSEGLDSSTSGFNMQEVLKLIGVFEASFSFLLLQLVKLITTSKRKTRTTGPADPPA; encoded by the exons ATGAGCTCTCCAGAACATGAGCAGGACCCCTCTGCCTTCACAGACCCCAGCCAGGACGAAGTGGATTGTGAAAGCAGTCTTGAAGACAAACAG GGGGAGGTCGCATGTCTCACAAACAATGAAGTGAAGAGCCGTGCTGTGGTGAAGTATTCCGCAGCTCCGCCACCTGCCACCTATGCCCTGCTTCAGGAGAAGACCGACCTCAAACTGCCCCCTGCCAACTGGCTGAGGCAGAGTGCCCAGCTTGGCTCTGCAGGCACCACTGTGCTGGGCTCCAGCAGTAAGAGCAAGCCCTTCTCTAG CTTCGGTATGGCCTATGACTTCATAGACTCCATTGGGAATGATGTTGATGTGGTGTCTGATTCAGAG AACATAAAGAAGTTGCTGAAGATTCCGTACAGTAAATCTCATGTTAGCATGGCAGTGCATCGCGTGGGCAGGACTCTGCTTTTGGATGAACTAGACGTTCAGGAACTCTTCATGAGGTCTTCACAG ACTGGCGATTGGACATGGTTGAAGGAGTTTTACCAGCGGCTCGTTGACCAGAAGTggcagaggaagaagaaaagtaAAGAGCACTGGTATGAAAAGGCCATCCTCTCAAAGTTCCTGTACTACAG TATAAACGGGGATGGGGCTGCAGAGCCTGTGCCATCGGGCACGCACGGCTGCCCTGGGGCAGAGGGGCATTGTGGCGCAGCGCACTGCGCCCCCTCCTGGCCAGCCACATACAGCAGCTCCAGCTCAGACTCCAACCAGCCCACTGTTCCCAAAGAG GAGCGAGTGGGAACCACGTATGCGCTCGGCCATGTCACCTCTGTTCCTAAAGAGCAGAACTTGCCCACCCtctttaatgagagagagaacagccag GGTTTAAAGAATGACTTTGTGCGGAACATTCTCTGGACATTTGAGGACATTCACATGCTGGTGGGATCCAACATGCCCATCTTTGGAGGAGGACGATACCCTGCAGTCAGCCTGCGACTCAG ggaTAACAACAAACCAATCAATGTACTCACTGGTATTGATTACTGGCTTGACAATCTGATGTGTAATGTCCCAGAGCTTGTCATGTGTTTCCATGTGAACGGCATAGTTCAG AAGTATGAGATGATAAAAACCGAGGATATCCCAGATCTGGAGAATTCAACGTTTTCCACTCGAGTGGTGAAAGACATTGCCCAGAACATTCTGTCCTTTCTCAAGTCCAGCTGTACCAAAGAGGGTCACACCTACTGGCTCTTTAAGG CCAGTGGGAGTGACATTGTGAAACTGTATGATCTGACTACACTGTGTGAGGAAGCACCTGAGGAAAAATGTCAGAATCCCTTCACTCTGCCTGTGGCTGTGCTACTCTACAA GGTGGCCAGCAATATGAtgctgaaaaaaacccaaaacagaaAGCATTATGGGACCATCAGAACTCTGCTGCTCAACTGTGTCAAACTGCTGAAGGAAGAGAAGCACCCTCAG ATTATCGCCTCCGCTCACTATATGCTGTCAGAGCTGTTCCAGCTGGATGACTcaagtgaggatgaggaggaaggtAATAGTGAGTCTCTGCGCAGCGGTGTTTCAGAAGACAGCtacagcgaggaggaggaggatgaagaggaggaagaggactgCTCGTACAGCGCGGCAGCGGAACTACCGCAGGAATGCCAGGCCGTGGCTGTTATTAAATCCGTGGAGGAGCTCTCCGTCCCCGAGAAGTACAAGTCGACTCACAAGATCAGA CCCAATTGTTCTTTCCCTGTGCCCCAAGACAAAGAAGAGAAATGCAGACTGGTCCTTATCTATGTCCTAAAG GGGCTGAAGGCAGTGGACAGCAGCATTAAGAAGGAGAGTGACCTGCCCGCGGCCGACCCCAGCACCCCTATTCCTCTCAAGTACGAGGCGAGTGGATCCAGTGCTGTGGAGAAGGAGATCGCTCTGCTGCTGGACAGAG CTGCTCCACGGGGTGAGGGCCTGCAGGCGCCCACACGCTCTGGTATGATGCCTGGCTCCTGGCAGCACCAGCTGAAGTTGCAGCTTTTCCTGAAGGCGTCAAAGGCCTACTACGTGCTGGCCGAGGCCGCCTCCAACCTGCAGAAGTACGGCCGTGGACTGCGCTACATCAAACTGGCCCTGCAATGTCACG ACGCGTACTGTGCTATCAGCAGTGGGCTCCACCCGCATGTCCTGCTCTTCCACAGccagtgtctgtctctgtgtggcGACGTGCAGCTCATGCTGGCACAAAACGCTTCCAACAGGGCTGCCTACCTGGAGGAGTACAGCTACCAGACCAGGGACGACCAGGAGCTCCTTCACTCCCTGCACCGGGAGAGCTCCTGCCAAG cGTTCAATATGGCCACTGACCTGGCCACTGATCCTGAGTACCAGCTGTTTGTCAGCAGCAAGTGTTATGAGGCTGCCCATGACCTTTTGACCTCGGAGCCCCTTAGGGACCTGGGTGTGGAGAAGCTGGCACAGGTTCTGAAGCGTCTCGGTAACATCCGCAACGAGATGGGTGTGTTCTACATGAACCAGGCAGCTGCTCTACAGACTGAGAAGGATGGGG tgcgcaaggctgtgtgtgtgacggagcaGGAGCTGTGGAAGAAGAGCTTCTCGTGCTTTGAGAAGGGGATGCAGAACTTCGAGGCCATATCTGATTCTGTCAACAAGGCCCTGCTGCTGTGCAACATCGGCAGGCTGATGCGCATCTGCGCTCAGGCCCACTGTGCCATGGCAACAGGGGAGAACCGGGGAGAGTTCTCTCCAGAGGAGGCGCTCTACTACAACAAG GCGGTGGATTACTATCAGAAGGCCATGCAGTGTCTGGGCAGCAGAGAGTGTCATGCAGCTGTATGGGACTCTGTGAACTGGGAACTTTCCACCACATACTTTACCTTGGCTACACTCCTACAGGACTATGCTCCTCTGTCCCGCAAGGCACAGGAACAG ATTGAGAGGGAAGTAACGGAGGCCATGGTGAAGTCACTGCGCTACTGTGACCTCCAGACAGAGTCAGCACGGCAACCTCTCTACCAGTACAGGGCGGCAACCATCCACCACAGACTGGCCTCCATGTACCACAGCTGCTACCGcaaccag gtgggtgatGAGAGTGTGCGGAAGCAACACAGATCTCTAGCAGAGCTCCATTACTCCAAAGCTGTGCGTCTGTTCGTCAGTCTGAGCGACGCCCCCTGTGAACTGCTTCGCACACTGCTGGAGAGAGTTGCCTTCGCAGAGTTCACCATGACCG ggcagAGTAGTAGTGCTGTAAAACTAAAGACTCTGACAGGAGCTCTGGACATCATGGGTGAAACTCACCATGCCTTCATGCTAATCCACAAAGACCTGCAAGAGCAGCAAAAGAgagaa CTTTTTGGCCGCCTCTCGTCTCTGTTTCTTCATGTAAAACCAAATGCTGAGCAAAAG gcagtggCACCAGAAGGCCAGGTCAGGCCTGACGGGAGCTCCGAGGGCCTGGATAGCTCCACATCAGGCTTCAACATGCAGGAAGTGCTGAAGCTGATTGGTGTCTTTGAGGCCAGTTTCTCCTTCTTACTCCTGCAGCTGGTCAAACTCATAACCACCAGCAAACGCAAAACCAG AACTACTGGACCAGCTGACCCACCAGCATGA